A stretch of Bradyrhizobium sp. AZCC 2262 DNA encodes these proteins:
- a CDS encoding adenylate/guanylate cyclase domain-containing protein → MFTFRASITLTVMIFVVALAALLIAIQVQSLHWATREAASAYMDAASNKALGRLQGELNAIASLVNVLATSSSVADSDERSETGRAIPLFKAALRELPQMDSIYAGFENGAWLQVRRISDLTVDQRNRLRAPPHSDLMISLVRPAPDGELPMRRVFWDRQDNELDEIDLWKYGYDARKRSWYWQTMRTDRPYVSAPYLAFSIGAPVITVSAPLRGKVPGVLAADLKLDTFSDFVQAQRPGQNGTVTIFDEAGALIAHRDFAQFVAAAMTHPSQSQLPGIDEVKSGVVASVLRTSHNLDKDEGIVRDDDGRDYLFRLTKFALGEGYGGRILLLAAQDDFVQNVRNLQFRGLVLAIIVGAAFIPAVWMFGSTMAQVLKRITEQASQLQRLAEPSLAPVTSHIREIHELGTTVNLAQRAIWSFAHFVPKEIVRGVIDNSISTRLGGVKQEITLVFTDVRGFTTIAESADPDMLMQQTSRYFSVLTEAFLAEGGTVDKFIGDAVMVFWNAPNPQADHVARACRAVLAAKAAGERLNAEFEAEGLAAFFTRFGIHVGEAVVGNVGSTERMNYTALGNTVNLAARLEGLNKQAGTAVLVSEDVYLRVRDQFEFNALDAVVAKGMTKETRIFELVGVSA, encoded by the coding sequence ATGTTTACATTTCGTGCATCGATCACTCTCACGGTGATGATATTTGTCGTCGCGCTTGCGGCACTGCTGATTGCCATTCAGGTCCAGTCCCTGCACTGGGCGACGCGGGAAGCGGCGTCCGCCTATATGGACGCCGCCAGCAACAAGGCGCTGGGTCGCCTGCAGGGCGAACTGAACGCGATTGCATCGCTGGTGAACGTGCTCGCGACCAGCTCGAGCGTGGCTGATTCGGATGAGAGGTCGGAGACAGGTCGCGCGATTCCGCTGTTCAAGGCGGCTTTGCGGGAACTGCCGCAGATGGACAGCATCTATGCCGGCTTCGAGAACGGCGCATGGCTGCAGGTGCGGCGGATCAGCGACCTTACCGTAGATCAGCGCAATCGGTTACGTGCACCGCCGCATTCCGACCTGATGATCAGCCTGGTTCGTCCGGCCCCCGATGGCGAGCTGCCGATGCGGCGGGTTTTTTGGGATCGACAGGACAACGAGCTCGATGAAATCGATTTGTGGAAGTACGGATATGACGCCCGCAAGCGCTCCTGGTATTGGCAAACAATGAGAACGGACCGTCCGTATGTCTCGGCGCCCTATCTCGCCTTCAGCATTGGCGCGCCGGTGATCACGGTCAGCGCACCCTTGCGGGGAAAAGTGCCCGGCGTGCTCGCCGCCGATCTCAAGCTCGACACCTTCAGCGATTTCGTCCAGGCCCAGCGGCCCGGACAGAATGGCACCGTCACGATCTTCGACGAGGCGGGAGCGCTGATCGCCCATCGCGATTTTGCGCAGTTCGTCGCGGCTGCGATGACGCATCCTTCCCAATCACAATTGCCTGGCATCGACGAGGTCAAGTCCGGCGTCGTGGCCTCGGTCCTGCGAACGTCACACAATCTCGACAAAGACGAAGGGATCGTCCGTGATGACGATGGACGGGATTATCTGTTCAGGTTGACGAAGTTCGCCCTCGGCGAAGGCTATGGCGGCCGCATACTGCTGCTGGCCGCCCAGGATGACTTTGTCCAGAACGTTCGGAATCTCCAATTCAGGGGATTAGTCCTTGCGATCATCGTTGGCGCTGCGTTTATTCCGGCTGTCTGGATGTTCGGCAGCACGATGGCGCAAGTGCTGAAACGCATTACGGAGCAGGCAAGCCAGCTTCAGCGGCTCGCGGAGCCCAGCCTCGCGCCGGTTACCTCGCATATTCGGGAGATTCACGAACTCGGAACCACGGTCAATCTCGCCCAGCGCGCCATCTGGTCGTTCGCGCACTTCGTCCCCAAGGAGATTGTGCGCGGGGTAATCGACAACTCCATCTCTACCAGGCTCGGCGGCGTCAAGCAGGAGATCACGCTGGTGTTCACCGACGTTCGCGGATTCACGACGATCGCGGAGTCGGCCGATCCCGATATGCTGATGCAGCAGACGTCGCGATATTTCTCCGTGCTGACGGAGGCGTTCCTCGCGGAAGGCGGAACGGTCGACAAGTTTATCGGCGACGCGGTCATGGTGTTCTGGAATGCTCCCAATCCGCAAGCAGACCATGTTGCGCGCGCTTGCCGGGCGGTCCTTGCGGCCAAGGCAGCCGGCGAGAGGCTCAACGCCGAATTCGAGGCCGAAGGCTTGGCGGCCTTCTTCACGCGGTTCGGCATTCATGTCGGGGAAGCCGTCGTCGGCAATGTCGGATCGACCGAGCGCATGAACTATACGGCTCTCGGCAACACCGTGAACCTCGCCGCCCGCCTCGAAGGGCTGAACAAGCAGGCCGGCACCGCTGTCCTCGTCAGCGAGGACGTATATTTGCGCGTTCGCGATCAGTTCGAGTTCAACGCCCTGGATGCAGTTGTTGCCAAGGGCATGACAAAGGAAACCCGCATCTTCGAACTTGTCGGAGTATCGGCATGA
- the fliI gene encoding flagellar protein export ATPase FliI — protein sequence MKALAEQIGDIDGVNIYGRVVGVRGLMVEIAGPIHAMSVGARIVIDTGGNRFIPAEVIGFSGSNAVVMPFGGLEGVRRGCRAVIATAASQVRPSPAWLGRVVNAMGEPIDGKGPLMQGPSPMPYRNSPPPAHSRKRVGLPLDLGVRALNTFLTCCRGQRLGIFAGSGVGKSVLLSMLARNVDADVTVIGLIGERGREVQEFLQEDLGDEGLARSVVVVATSDEPALMRRQAAYLTLAIAEYFRDEDKDVLCLMDSVTRFAMAQREIGLSAGEPPTAKGYTPTVFTELPKLLERAGPGTGIGTITGIFTVLVDGDDHNEPIADAVRGILDGHVVMQRSIAERGRFPAINILKSVSRTMPRSANPDYLPVIMRGRQVMATYADMEELIRLGAYRAGSSPEVDEAIRLHEPLEAFLRQAKDEKSSLDDGYRQLAQILANLETER from the coding sequence ATGAAGGCGCTCGCGGAGCAGATCGGCGATATCGACGGCGTCAATATATATGGCCGTGTTGTGGGCGTGCGCGGGCTGATGGTCGAGATCGCGGGGCCCATTCATGCGATGTCGGTCGGCGCGAGGATCGTCATCGATACCGGCGGAAACCGTTTCATCCCGGCTGAGGTCATCGGGTTTTCCGGCAGCAACGCTGTCGTCATGCCATTCGGCGGACTCGAAGGTGTCAGGCGCGGCTGCCGCGCGGTCATAGCCACGGCGGCCAGCCAGGTGCGGCCGTCACCGGCCTGGCTCGGCCGCGTCGTCAACGCGATGGGGGAACCGATCGACGGCAAGGGGCCGCTGATGCAGGGGCCGTCGCCGATGCCCTACCGCAATTCCCCGCCGCCGGCGCATTCGCGCAAGCGCGTAGGCCTCCCGCTCGATCTCGGCGTCCGCGCGCTCAACACGTTCCTGACCTGCTGCCGCGGCCAGCGGCTCGGCATCTTCGCAGGTTCCGGCGTCGGCAAATCGGTGCTGCTGTCGATGCTGGCGCGCAACGTCGATGCCGACGTCACCGTTATCGGCCTGATCGGCGAACGCGGCCGCGAGGTGCAGGAATTTCTGCAGGAGGATCTCGGCGACGAGGGCCTGGCGCGCTCGGTCGTGGTGGTGGCGACATCGGATGAGCCCGCTTTGATGCGGCGGCAGGCGGCCTACCTGACGCTGGCGATCGCGGAGTATTTTCGCGACGAGGACAAGGACGTGCTCTGCCTGATGGATTCGGTCACGCGCTTTGCGATGGCGCAACGCGAGATCGGGTTGTCGGCCGGCGAGCCGCCGACGGCCAAGGGCTATACGCCGACCGTGTTCACCGAATTGCCGAAACTCCTGGAGCGGGCAGGGCCGGGCACCGGTATTGGCACCATTACCGGCATTTTCACGGTGCTGGTCGACGGCGACGACCATAACGAACCGATCGCGGACGCGGTCCGTGGCATTCTGGACGGCCACGTCGTGATGCAACGCTCGATTGCGGAGCGCGGGCGGTTTCCCGCGATCAATATCCTCAAATCGGTCTCCCGCACCATGCCGAGATCGGCCAATCCGGACTATCTGCCCGTCATCATGCGGGGCCGGCAGGTGATGGCGACCTACGCCGACATGGAGGAATTGATCCGGCTCGGCGCCTACCGGGCGGGTTCGAGCCCCGAAGTCGACGAGGCGATCCGGCTGCACGAGCCGCTGGAAGCTTTCCTGCGCCAGGCCAAGGACGAAAAATCGAGCCTGGATGACGGCTACCGCCAGTTGGCGCAAATCCTCGCCAATTTGGAAACGGAACGCTAA
- a CDS encoding sigma-70 family RNA polymerase sigma factor, producing the protein MLTPAELVWLIAAVAKGDEAAFERLYAATRAKLFGVVLRILRRQDLAEEVIQEAYVKIWNNAGQFNPALASPITWMASIARNRAIDVVRKKSEVSIEEEPTAMEVAADSPDPLARREMTEELKRLLECVGRLEPDRQKLVLLAYYNGWSREQLALKFEAPVNTVKTWLRRSMMDIRECLGL; encoded by the coding sequence ATGCTGACGCCAGCGGAGCTGGTCTGGCTGATTGCCGCGGTAGCGAAGGGGGATGAGGCCGCTTTTGAGCGCCTTTACGCCGCCACGCGCGCGAAACTCTTCGGCGTCGTGCTCCGTATCTTGCGCCGTCAGGACCTTGCGGAGGAGGTCATTCAGGAGGCTTACGTCAAGATCTGGAACAATGCCGGACAGTTCAACCCGGCGCTCGCTTCGCCGATTACATGGATGGCGTCGATCGCGCGCAACCGGGCGATCGACGTGGTGCGCAAGAAGAGCGAAGTCTCGATCGAGGAGGAGCCGACCGCGATGGAAGTCGCGGCCGATTCACCCGATCCGCTGGCGCGCCGCGAAATGACGGAAGAGTTGAAGCGGTTGCTGGAATGCGTCGGCCGCCTCGAGCCGGATCGGCAGAAGCTGGTGCTCCTGGCCTATTACAACGGCTGGAGCCGCGAGCAGCTTGCCCTCAAGTTCGAGGCGCCGGTGAATACGGTGAAGACGTGGCTGCGCCGCAGCATGATGGACATAAGGGAGTGTCTCGGGCTTTGA
- the ctrA gene encoding response regulator transcription factor CtrA: MRVLLIEDDSAVAQSIELMLKSESFNVYTTDLGEEGVDLGKLYDYDIILLDLNLPDMSGYDVLKQLRVSKIKTPILILSGLAGIEDKVKGLGVGADDYMTKPFHKDELVARIHAIVRRSKGHAQSVIQTGDLVVNLDTKTVEVGGQRVHLTGKEYQMLELLSLRKGTTLTKEMFLNHLYGGMDEPELKIIDVFICKLRKKLANASEGRNFIETVWGRGYVLREPHEADERIPA; the protein is encoded by the coding sequence ATGCGCGTTTTGCTGATTGAAGATGACAGCGCTGTCGCGCAGTCGATCGAGCTGATGCTCAAATCCGAGAGTTTCAACGTCTATACGACGGACCTCGGAGAAGAAGGCGTCGACCTCGGTAAGCTATATGATTACGACATTATCCTTCTCGACCTTAACCTGCCCGACATGTCCGGCTACGACGTGCTCAAGCAGCTCCGGGTTTCGAAGATCAAGACCCCCATTCTGATCCTCTCCGGCCTCGCCGGCATCGAGGATAAGGTCAAGGGTCTCGGCGTCGGTGCCGATGACTACATGACCAAGCCCTTCCACAAGGACGAACTGGTTGCCCGCATCCATGCGATCGTGCGCCGTTCCAAGGGTCATGCCCAGTCGGTCATCCAGACCGGCGATCTCGTCGTCAATCTCGACACCAAGACGGTCGAGGTCGGCGGCCAGCGCGTCCACCTGACCGGCAAGGAATACCAGATGCTGGAGCTGCTCTCGCTCCGCAAGGGAACCACGCTGACCAAGGAAATGTTCCTCAACCACCTCTATGGCGGCATGGACGAGCCCGAGCTGAAGATCATCGACGTCTTCATCTGCAAGCTGCGCAAGAAGCTCGCAAACGCCTCCGAAGGCCGCAACTTCATCGAAACCGTGTGGGGCCGCGGCTACGTGCTGCGCGAGCCGCACGAGGCGGACGAGCGCATCCCCGCCTGA
- the flhA gene encoding flagellar biosynthesis protein FlhA, translating to MVDVTAGQGGAAPSTKFPSLSEIGDILKRGDLALAFGVLTILVVLILPLPSLVLDLFLAISITVSILILMTSLFIQTPLEFSAFPTVLLISTMLRLSLNMASTRLILSHGHEGTAAAGHVIEAFGNFVMSGNFVIGIIVFAILVIVNFVVITKGSGRIAEVAARFQLDSMPGKQMAIDADLSAGLIDEATAKSRRKALEDESGFFGAMDGASKFVRGDAIAGLLIVFINVIGGIIIGVAQQGMSFGDAARTYTVLTVGDGLVTQVPALIVSTAAGLLVSKAGITGAADKALMKQLSGYPQALGMSAGVMLVLALLPGIPMLPFLALGGGAAALAWKARNHKRVTKAAEAAEAAAPGLEAAAAQAAAEEPIATALKIDDLKIELGYALLPLVNGPDGTDRLTEQIKALRRSLAIEMGFVMPAVRILDNVQLEANTYVIKIKEVDAGTGKIWPNQFMVMDPAGNQVGVPGIHTVEPTFGLPATWVDAALKEEASLKGYTVVDAATVLSTHLTELLKNNMSDLLSYGEVQKLLKDLPKEQGELVKDIVPSQVTVSGIQRVLQLLLAERISIRDLSTILEGIADALAFSRHPATMVEHVRARLARQICAQNTTYNGYLPLIALSARWEQAFAESIVGTGEDRSLAMQPSKLSEFMTSIRNAFEQAAREGEAPVLVTSATIRPFVRSLVERFRSQTTVLSQAEIHPRARLKTVGSV from the coding sequence ATGGTCGATGTCACGGCGGGTCAGGGCGGCGCAGCGCCCAGCACCAAATTTCCAAGCCTCAGCGAAATCGGCGATATCCTAAAGCGCGGCGATCTGGCGCTGGCGTTCGGCGTTCTCACCATCCTGGTGGTGCTGATCCTGCCGCTGCCCTCGCTGGTGCTCGACCTGTTCCTGGCGATCTCGATCACGGTGTCGATCCTGATCCTGATGACGTCGCTGTTCATCCAGACGCCGCTGGAATTCTCGGCGTTTCCGACCGTGCTCCTGATCTCGACCATGCTGCGGCTGTCGCTGAACATGGCCTCCACCCGCCTGATCCTGTCGCATGGCCATGAGGGGACGGCCGCGGCCGGCCACGTCATCGAGGCCTTCGGCAATTTCGTGATGAGCGGCAATTTCGTCATCGGAATTATCGTGTTCGCGATCCTCGTCATCGTGAACTTCGTCGTCATCACCAAGGGTTCGGGCCGCATCGCCGAAGTCGCCGCCCGCTTTCAATTGGATTCGATGCCGGGCAAGCAGATGGCGATCGATGCCGATCTCTCCGCCGGCCTGATCGACGAGGCGACCGCCAAGTCCCGCCGCAAGGCGCTGGAAGACGAAAGCGGCTTCTTCGGCGCCATGGATGGCGCCTCGAAATTCGTCCGCGGCGATGCGATCGCGGGCTTGCTGATCGTCTTCATCAACGTCATCGGCGGCATCATCATCGGCGTGGCGCAGCAGGGCATGAGCTTTGGCGACGCCGCCCGCACCTATACCGTGCTCACCGTCGGCGACGGCCTCGTCACGCAGGTGCCGGCGCTGATCGTCTCGACCGCGGCAGGCTTGCTGGTGTCGAAGGCCGGCATCACGGGTGCGGCCGACAAGGCGCTGATGAAGCAACTTTCCGGATATCCGCAGGCGCTCGGCATGTCGGCCGGCGTGATGCTGGTGCTGGCGCTGCTGCCGGGTATTCCGATGCTGCCGTTCCTGGCGCTCGGCGGCGGCGCCGCGGCGCTGGCCTGGAAGGCGCGCAACCACAAGCGCGTCACCAAGGCTGCGGAAGCGGCCGAGGCCGCGGCACCCGGCCTTGAGGCGGCAGCCGCCCAGGCCGCCGCCGAAGAGCCGATTGCCACCGCGCTCAAGATCGACGACCTCAAGATCGAACTCGGCTACGCGCTGTTGCCGCTGGTCAACGGCCCCGACGGCACCGACCGCCTGACCGAGCAGATCAAGGCGCTGCGCCGCTCGCTTGCGATCGAAATGGGCTTTGTGATGCCGGCGGTCCGCATCCTCGACAACGTCCAGCTCGAGGCCAACACCTACGTCATCAAGATCAAGGAAGTGGACGCCGGCACGGGCAAGATCTGGCCGAACCAGTTCATGGTCATGGACCCCGCCGGTAACCAGGTCGGCGTGCCCGGCATCCATACCGTCGAGCCGACGTTTGGCCTGCCCGCGACCTGGGTCGACGCCGCGCTGAAGGAAGAGGCGTCGCTGAAGGGTTATACCGTGGTCGACGCCGCCACCGTGCTGTCGACGCATCTGACCGAGCTGCTCAAGAACAACATGAGCGACCTGCTGTCCTATGGCGAGGTGCAGAAGCTCCTGAAGGACCTGCCGAAGGAACAGGGCGAGCTGGTCAAGGACATCGTGCCGAGCCAGGTCACGGTCTCCGGCATCCAGCGCGTGCTGCAATTGCTGCTGGCCGAGCGGATCTCGATCCGCGATCTCTCCACCATTCTCGAAGGCATCGCCGACGCGCTCGCCTTCTCGCGCCACCCCGCCACCATGGTCGAGCACGTCCGCGCCCGCCTGGCGCGGCAGATCTGCGCGCAGAACACCACCTATAACGGCTATCTGCCGCTGATCGCGCTGTCGGCGCGTTGGGAGCAGGCGTTCGCGGAATCGATCGTCGGCACCGGCGAGGACCGCAGCCTCGCCATGCAGCCCTCAAAACTGTCGGAGTTCATGACTTCGATCCGTAACGCCTTCGAGCAGGCCGCCCGCGAAGGCGAGGCGCCCGTGCTGGTCACCTCGGCGACGATCCGCCCGTTCGTCCGCTCGCTGGTCGAGCGCTTCCGCTCGCAGACCACCGTGCTGTCGCAGGCTGAAATTCATCCGCGCGCGCGGCTGAAGACGGTCGGCAGCGTGTAG
- a CDS encoding GNAT family N-acetyltransferase → MNTFTIRPMRPDEISLAVEWAAGEGWNPGLADDACFASVDPEGFFIAELDGAPAATISCVNYDARFSFLGFYIVRADLRGRGYGLRIWNAATAHAGSRVIGLDGVVAQQDNYRKSGFQLAYANVRYGGTVAAPAAPRADVMALSDVAMAAIEADDATVFPAPRPAFLRAWIGAPGHAGCAVVRDGRPAGWGVIRPCLKGFKIGPLVADDRATAETVLSALLAKVGGGEIFLDVPGVNREAIALAQDFGLAPVFETARMYTGATPLLRLGRVFGVTSFELG, encoded by the coding sequence ATGAACACCTTCACAATACGGCCGATGCGGCCAGACGAAATTTCATTGGCCGTGGAGTGGGCCGCGGGCGAGGGGTGGAATCCGGGCCTCGCCGATGACGCGTGCTTCGCTTCCGTCGATCCGGAAGGCTTTTTCATCGCCGAGCTTGACGGCGCGCCGGCCGCGACGATCTCCTGCGTCAATTACGACGCGCGCTTTTCCTTTCTCGGCTTTTACATCGTGCGCGCGGATCTGCGCGGCAGAGGTTACGGCTTGCGCATCTGGAATGCGGCGACCGCCCATGCTGGTTCGCGCGTGATCGGACTGGATGGCGTGGTGGCGCAGCAGGACAATTACCGAAAATCCGGCTTTCAGCTCGCTTACGCCAATGTCCGCTACGGCGGCACGGTTGCCGCGCCCGCTGCGCCTCGGGCTGACGTCATGGCACTGTCCGATGTCGCGATGGCAGCGATCGAGGCGGACGACGCAACCGTGTTTCCGGCGCCGCGGCCGGCGTTTTTGCGGGCGTGGATCGGCGCACCCGGACATGCCGGTTGCGCGGTCGTGCGCGATGGCAGGCCCGCCGGCTGGGGCGTGATCCGTCCATGCCTGAAGGGTTTCAAGATCGGTCCGCTGGTGGCCGACGACCGCGCCACCGCCGAAACGGTGCTGTCAGCGTTGCTCGCCAAGGTCGGCGGCGGCGAGATTTTTCTGGATGTGCCCGGCGTCAACCGTGAGGCGATCGCGCTCGCACAGGATTTTGGGCTCGCGCCGGTGTTCGAGACGGCCCGCATGTATACCGGCGCTACCCCGCTGCTGCGGCTGGGGCGGGTGTTTGGCGTCACCAGCTTTGAGCTGGGGTAG
- the urtA gene encoding urea ABC transporter substrate-binding protein, whose translation MNLAWTLRRLLPALLVLHASAAHAAEEPIRVGILHSQSGTMAISESVLKDTVLMLIADQNRKGGLLGRKLEPVIVDPASEWGAFTDKAYELLAKEKVEVVFGCWTSSSRKAVVPVFERFNGLLFYPVQYEGEESSRNVFYTGAAPNQQAIPAVRYLMSKEGGEIRRWVLLGTDYVYPRTTNRILSAYLANEGVAAENIMTIYTPFGHSDWREIVARIKAFGSEGKRTAVISTINGDANTHFYRELRAQQVNADTLPVMALSVGEREMRDIGVSGLAGHLAAWNYFQSVSSPENDTFVKMWADFTEQRDKTTNDPMEATFIGFRMWAQAVTQAGTTDVNAVRQAMYGQRVKAPSGFEVMMNTNHHLSKPAMIGRLNPAGTFDVVWRSINPIKASVWSRYIPESARLTADWTFPWVCGGCAEPTFKEW comes from the coding sequence ATGAACCTGGCCTGGACCTTGCGCAGGCTCCTCCCGGCGCTGCTCGTTCTCCATGCATCGGCGGCGCATGCCGCCGAGGAACCCATCAGGGTCGGCATTCTGCACTCCCAGTCGGGCACCATGGCCATCAGCGAGTCCGTGCTCAAGGATACGGTTCTGATGCTGATCGCCGACCAGAACAGGAAGGGCGGGTTGCTCGGCAGGAAACTCGAGCCTGTCATCGTCGACCCGGCGTCGGAGTGGGGCGCCTTTACGGACAAGGCATATGAACTGCTCGCAAAGGAAAAGGTCGAGGTAGTATTCGGGTGCTGGACCTCCAGCTCCCGAAAGGCAGTTGTTCCTGTCTTCGAGCGGTTCAACGGTCTGCTTTTCTATCCCGTTCAATACGAAGGCGAGGAAAGCTCGCGCAATGTCTTCTACACCGGTGCTGCGCCAAATCAGCAGGCCATTCCGGCCGTTCGCTATCTGATGAGCAAGGAAGGTGGCGAGATTCGCCGCTGGGTTTTGCTTGGCACCGATTATGTATATCCGCGGACCACCAACCGGATCCTGAGCGCCTATCTCGCCAACGAAGGCGTGGCGGCCGAGAATATCATGACGATCTACACGCCATTCGGGCATTCCGACTGGCGCGAGATCGTTGCAAGGATCAAGGCTTTCGGTTCGGAGGGAAAACGGACCGCGGTGATCTCAACCATCAACGGAGACGCGAACACGCATTTCTACAGAGAACTCAGAGCCCAACAGGTGAACGCCGACACCCTTCCCGTGATGGCGCTCTCGGTCGGCGAACGCGAAATGCGCGACATAGGCGTGAGCGGTCTGGCCGGCCATCTGGCGGCCTGGAATTATTTCCAATCCGTCAGCTCACCGGAAAACGATACGTTCGTGAAAATGTGGGCGGACTTCACCGAGCAACGGGACAAGACGACAAATGACCCGATGGAAGCCACCTTTATCGGCTTCAGGATGTGGGCCCAGGCGGTGACCCAGGCCGGCACGACCGATGTAAACGCGGTACGGCAAGCCATGTACGGTCAGAGAGTGAAGGCGCCGAGTGGTTTCGAGGTGATGATGAACACCAATCACCACCTTTCCAAGCCGGCCATGATCGGCAGGCTCAATCCCGCGGGCACCTTTGATGTAGTCTGGCGATCGATCAACCCGATCAAGGCCTCGGTCTGGAGCAGATATATTCCCGAGAGCGCAAGACTTACCGCCGACTGGACCTTCCCCTGGGTTTGCGGCGGATGCGCCGAGCCGACATTCAAGGAATGGTAG
- a CDS encoding anti-sigma factor: MAYSEDHIALAAEYALGTLDADERAQVETMMAVDTEYTALVHAWEYRLGALNQMVGSVEPRPIVWENIKAAIHSSGQQAPLVLPEALLSPPRPSTESRVEPVTAPVVAEAAPVATDNSNVIRLSDRAKRWRNVASVATALAAALVGMLAVQVYRPELLPEALRPKPRIQTVEVKTPAPSPVPSAQYVALLQRDGGSPAFILTVDAATKNFTVRKVGADAEPGKSFELWLISDKLPQPRSLGVIGGSDFTARPVLADFDAGTINSALYAVTVEPAGGSPSGQPTSAPIYTGKLIETVPAAAAPR; this comes from the coding sequence ATGGCCTATAGCGAAGACCATATCGCGCTCGCCGCGGAATATGCGCTCGGCACTCTCGATGCCGACGAGCGCGCGCAGGTCGAGACCATGATGGCCGTCGACACCGAATACACCGCGCTCGTCCATGCCTGGGAATACCGGCTCGGCGCGCTGAACCAGATGGTCGGCTCGGTCGAGCCGCGGCCGATCGTGTGGGAAAACATCAAGGCCGCGATCCATTCCAGCGGACAACAGGCGCCGCTGGTGTTGCCCGAGGCGCTGCTGTCTCCGCCTCGGCCGTCAACCGAGTCTCGGGTCGAGCCCGTTACGGCCCCCGTGGTCGCCGAGGCGGCGCCGGTCGCCACTGACAATTCGAACGTCATCCGATTGTCTGATCGGGCGAAGCGCTGGCGCAATGTCGCCTCCGTCGCCACTGCGCTTGCCGCAGCCCTGGTCGGGATGCTGGCGGTGCAGGTCTATCGGCCGGAACTGCTGCCGGAAGCGCTGCGGCCGAAGCCGCGTATCCAGACGGTCGAGGTCAAGACGCCGGCGCCATCGCCCGTGCCCTCGGCGCAATACGTTGCGCTATTGCAGCGTGACGGCGGCTCGCCCGCCTTCATCCTGACGGTCGACGCCGCGACCAAAAACTTCACCGTCCGCAAGGTCGGCGCCGATGCCGAGCCCGGCAAGAGCTTTGAGCTCTGGCTGATCTCCGACAAGCTGCCGCAGCCGCGCTCGCTCGGCGTGATCGGCGGCAGCGATTTCACCGCGCGCCCGGTGCTCGCCGACTTCGACGCCGGCACGATCAATTCCGCGCTCTACGCGGTGACCGTCGAGCCGGCCGGCGGATCGCCGAGCGGCCAGCCGACCTCGGCGCCGATCTATACCGGCAAGCTGATCGAGACCGTGCCGGCTGCGGCGGCGCCGCGGTAA
- the fliJ gene encoding flagellar export protein FliJ: MKSRETLIRLKKFQVDEKRRRVTQIEGMIADFQRMSVDLEREIQTEQERAGINDPSHFAYPTYAKAAIQRRENLTRSADELRIQLEDAKSLLSEAFEELKKVELLDERDQARERAEESAREQADMDSIGLMRARLGVA, from the coding sequence ATGAAGTCACGAGAAACGCTGATCCGCCTGAAGAAATTTCAGGTCGATGAGAAGCGCCGAAGGGTTACCCAGATCGAGGGCATGATCGCCGACTTCCAGCGCATGTCGGTCGATCTCGAGCGCGAAATCCAGACCGAGCAGGAGCGGGCCGGGATCAACGATCCCTCCCATTTCGCCTACCCGACCTACGCCAAGGCCGCGATCCAGCGCCGGGAAAACCTGACCCGCTCCGCCGACGAACTGCGCATCCAGCTTGAGGACGCCAAGAGCCTGTTGAGCGAAGCGTTCGAGGAGCTGAAGAAGGTGGAACTGCTCGACGAGCGTGACCAGGCGCGTGAGCGCGCCGAGGAGAGCGCCCGGGAGCAGGCCGACATGGACTCCATCGGCCTGATGCGCGCCCGGCTTGGCGTCGCCTGA
- a CDS encoding VOC family protein has product MAVHFNHTILSASDSKASAKFLTEMLNLPAPKHWGPFEMVVTENGAYLDYMDTHEITPQHYAFLVSEAEFDEIFGRVRQRYLAYWADPARKQPGEINHHDGGRGVYFEDLNGHLLEIITRPYGSGGWNP; this is encoded by the coding sequence ATGGCTGTCCATTTCAACCACACGATCCTGTCGGCAAGCGACAGCAAGGCCTCGGCGAAATTCCTCACCGAGATGTTGAACCTTCCAGCCCCGAAGCACTGGGGACCATTCGAGATGGTTGTCACCGAGAACGGGGCCTATCTCGATTACATGGACACCCACGAAATCACGCCACAGCATTACGCCTTTCTGGTCAGCGAAGCTGAATTCGATGAGATTTTCGGCCGAGTCCGGCAACGCTATCTTGCCTACTGGGCCGATCCGGCGCGGAAGCAGCCGGGCGAGATCAATCACCACGACGGCGGACGCGGCGTCTACTTCGAGGATCTCAACGGTCACCTCCTTGAAATCATCACCCGCCCCTATGGCAGCGGCGGATGGAATCCGTGA